A region from the Sphingopyxis lindanitolerans genome encodes:
- a CDS encoding nucleotidyltransferase family protein: MSAIHIFVDLLAGRREAASLAPREWDGVITVARAEAMLATLAHWLKDSGLPPSVAALFADQRAAVAVARTQSLWEAEMARRALASERIEFVLLKGTAYAAAGLSCAEGRQIGDLDILVLGIDIGRAENELLEAGWEWVKSDPYDDAYYREHMHELPPLIHKARDRMIDVHHTILPQTHRVTPDPLVLMAEAVETPTGFRVLSPPAMACHCAAHLLADGDLQGGLRNLWDFHCLVGDFLKDDPQFHRTLLDEARRHGLSAVVRRALRLSNHLYGTPLIAYEEPFPLRYKAERADDLFIQRLLARDDWGRPTHFALHQAFYIRSHWLRMPPLLLTRHLWTKWRKG, translated from the coding sequence GTGAGCGCGATCCACATCTTCGTCGACCTGCTCGCCGGGCGCCGCGAGGCCGCTTCGCTGGCGCCGCGCGAATGGGATGGCGTGATCACGGTCGCGCGGGCCGAGGCAATGCTGGCGACGCTCGCGCACTGGCTGAAGGATTCGGGGCTGCCACCGTCGGTCGCCGCGCTGTTCGCCGACCAGCGCGCGGCGGTGGCGGTCGCGCGGACGCAATCTTTGTGGGAAGCCGAAATGGCGCGTCGCGCGCTGGCGAGCGAGCGGATCGAATTCGTGCTGCTCAAGGGCACCGCCTATGCCGCCGCGGGGCTTTCCTGCGCCGAGGGGCGGCAGATCGGCGATCTCGATATCCTCGTCCTCGGCATCGATATCGGCCGCGCCGAGAATGAACTGCTCGAGGCGGGGTGGGAGTGGGTCAAGTCCGACCCCTATGACGACGCCTATTACCGCGAACATATGCACGAACTGCCGCCGCTGATCCACAAAGCGCGCGACCGCATGATCGACGTGCATCACACGATCCTGCCCCAAACCCATCGGGTCACTCCCGATCCGCTGGTCCTGATGGCCGAGGCCGTCGAAACGCCGACGGGCTTTCGCGTTTTGAGCCCGCCGGCGATGGCGTGCCACTGCGCCGCGCACCTGCTGGCCGACGGCGATTTGCAAGGGGGCCTGCGCAATCTGTGGGATTTCCACTGTCTGGTGGGCGACTTTCTGAAGGATGATCCGCAATTTCACCGGACCTTGCTGGACGAGGCTCGCCGCCATGGCTTGTCGGCCGTTGTCCGGCGCGCGCTGCGCCTGTCGAACCACCTCTACGGCACACCGCTCATCGCATATGAGGAACCGTTTCCGCTGCGCTACAAAGCCGAACGCGCCGACGATTTGTTCATCCAGCGCCTGCTCGCGCGCGACGATTGGGGGCGCCCGACGCATTTCGCGCTCCATCAGGCCTTTTATATCCGGTCGCACTGGCTGCGGATGCCGCCGCTGCTGCTGACGCGGCACCTGTGGACCAAGTGGCGCAAAGGCTGA
- a CDS encoding HprK-related kinase A produces the protein MRHSTRIAVGPVQFRIGSDWRAPIAALGRLYAGYPQDEARPADATVRLFAARPWRRWLRPSVQIGGDFVVPDALPLPLSMGLLAAEMGMNLQVALGWRRHLLLHASAVARGGRAVIMSGESGSGKSTLAALLGEGGDGGEWRLMGDEFTLIDPVSGDALAFPRAVSLKNAAIAEVAARVDAARLGPLLAGTPKGDIRHLIPRADAITAMHEPARPALLLFPRFGGAAAIEPMGEGEAFVRLTEASTNYVALGEAGFAALTRLVREMPAFGISYPDSASGMALVEQLFAEAVR, from the coding sequence GTGAGGCACAGCACGCGCATCGCGGTCGGGCCGGTCCAGTTTCGCATCGGCAGCGACTGGCGCGCCCCGATCGCGGCGCTGGGTCGCCTCTACGCAGGCTATCCGCAGGACGAGGCGCGGCCCGCCGACGCGACGGTGCGGCTGTTCGCGGCGCGCCCGTGGCGGCGCTGGCTGCGCCCCTCGGTGCAGATCGGCGGCGATTTCGTCGTGCCCGACGCGCTGCCGCTGCCGCTCTCGATGGGATTGCTGGCGGCCGAGATGGGGATGAATTTGCAGGTCGCGCTCGGCTGGCGGCGGCATTTGCTGCTCCACGCGAGCGCGGTCGCGCGGGGCGGCCGCGCCGTCATCATGTCGGGCGAATCGGGGTCGGGAAAATCGACGCTGGCGGCGCTGCTCGGCGAGGGCGGGGATGGGGGCGAGTGGCGCCTGATGGGCGACGAATTCACGCTGATCGACCCGGTAAGCGGCGACGCGCTGGCGTTCCCGCGCGCGGTCAGCCTGAAGAATGCAGCGATCGCCGAGGTCGCCGCGCGGGTCGACGCCGCGCGGCTTGGCCCATTGCTCGCGGGAACGCCGAAGGGCGACATCCGCCACCTGATCCCGCGCGCCGACGCGATCACCGCGATGCACGAACCGGCGCGCCCGGCGCTGCTGCTCTTCCCGCGCTTCGGCGGCGCGGCGGCGATCGAGCCGATGGGCGAGGGCGAAGCCTTTGTGCGCCTGACCGAAGCGTCGACCAACTATGTCGCGCTTGGCGAGGCGGGGTTTGCGGCGCTGACCCGGCTGGTGCGCGAGATGCCGGCGTTCGGCATTTCCTATCCCGACAGCGCGAGCGGCATGGCGCTGGTCGAGCAATTGTTCGCCGAGGCCGTCCGGTGA
- a CDS encoding HPr-rel-A system PqqD family peptide chaperone gives MADRAYRAAAPDDLRSEALGALTLLFDRRSMQTHLVTQPMPEILAAMAGDRCNAALVAERLAAGFDLGGGGDDPKPLIAERLAELAAMGLVTEA, from the coding sequence ATGGCTGACCGCGCCTATCGCGCGGCGGCGCCCGATGACCTGCGCAGCGAGGCGCTCGGCGCGCTGACCCTCCTCTTCGACCGCCGATCGATGCAGACGCATCTGGTGACCCAGCCGATGCCCGAAATATTGGCGGCGATGGCGGGCGATCGCTGCAATGCGGCGCTGGTCGCCGAACGGCTGGCGGCGGGTTTCGACCTGGGCGGCGGCGGCGATGATCCAAAGCCTCTCATCGCCGAGCGGCTGGCCGAACTCGCCGCGATGGGCCTGGTGACCGAAGCGTGA
- a CDS encoding MarR family winged helix-turn-helix transcriptional regulator, producing MAAKKLNLDNFLPYRLSIASNTLSSRIADEYQHRFGLKIPEWRLMAVLGEGRPKTQRELVAATRMDKVTVNRAAKALADRHLIARQAHEADGRSHHLELTETGRSLYDAIVPAALASEAQLESNISAAERATLMAILAKLTAAAEDYG from the coding sequence ATGGCCGCGAAGAAGCTGAATCTCGACAATTTTCTGCCCTATCGCCTGTCGATCGCGTCGAACACGCTGTCGAGCCGGATCGCCGACGAATATCAGCATCGCTTCGGGCTCAAGATTCCCGAATGGCGATTGATGGCGGTGCTCGGCGAGGGGCGGCCCAAGACGCAGCGCGAATTGGTCGCGGCGACGCGCATGGACAAGGTGACGGTGAACCGCGCGGCAAAGGCGCTCGCCGACCGGCACCTGATCGCGCGCCAGGCGCATGAGGCCGACGGGCGCTCGCACCATCTGGAACTGACCGAAACCGGCCGCTCGCTCTATGACGCCATCGTGCCCGCGGCGCTCGCCAGCGAGGCGCAGCTCGAATCGAATATCAGCGCCGCCGAGCGCGCGACGCTGATGGCGATTCTGGCCAAGCTGACCGCGGCAGCCGAAGATTATGGCTGA
- a CDS encoding TonB-dependent receptor, producing the protein MIRLLIGTAALALPVMAMAQEAEAFTQANDYDCCVLAILPKDVIIVNGSGQLPMVDADKTQGRALITDIRPGLGNRVENILRDEAGLAQFRRSDGRSAHPTSQGITLRGLGGNASSRALVTLDGVPQADPFGGWVAWSAYDAINLGGIFVTRGGGSGVDGPGALAGTIALHSKMIDVEQASLAYGSRGSWDASASFGERIGEGQVEVDGRYSRGHGFIPIVKGQRGTVDRAAPYAQGGLGIRLRFDAGDDSRIEASLRGFSDRRDRGTDYTVSKFDGIDASLRFVHDPGGATQWLALAYLQLRDFDSGFASVAAGRNSIAPALFQRVPATGIGARVEVRPAIDDANPLRVGVDWRRTTGRTEEDYFFTAGVPNRHRIAGGSSDTVGAFAEWSSGDADEGLLWTLGGRIDRWRLGTGYRLERNIGGSVITDLGFPSRSGWEGSGRAGARWTSGAFALRAAAYRGWRLPTLNELYRPFRVGADTTIANELLKPERLWGGEVGADWDSGDTKLSVTLFANHLSNAIANVTLAPNLSQRQNLDAIDSKGVEFAADQRLGPATLRATWAFTDAKVDASGLAASLDGRRPAQIAKNSGSVSLRSNANGPFGGFATLRYIGKQNEDDLGLQALGDALTLDAGLSWRITQAISLEARGENLTNELVPAAISSAGIVERATPRTLWIGARAQF; encoded by the coding sequence GTGATCCGCCTTTTGATCGGAACCGCCGCGCTGGCGCTGCCGGTGATGGCGATGGCGCAGGAAGCGGAGGCTTTTACCCAAGCTAACGATTACGACTGCTGTGTTCTCGCAATCCTGCCCAAGGATGTGATTATTGTGAATGGTAGCGGACAGCTGCCTATGGTCGATGCCGACAAGACGCAGGGCCGGGCCTTGATAACCGACATCAGGCCCGGGCTGGGCAATCGGGTCGAAAACATCCTTCGCGACGAAGCGGGTTTGGCTCAATTCCGCCGCTCCGACGGACGTTCGGCCCATCCGACCAGCCAAGGTATCACGCTGCGCGGACTTGGCGGCAATGCGTCGAGCCGCGCGCTGGTAACGCTCGACGGTGTGCCGCAAGCTGACCCTTTCGGCGGCTGGGTCGCGTGGAGTGCCTATGACGCGATCAATCTGGGCGGCATATTCGTCACCCGTGGAGGCGGGAGCGGCGTCGACGGGCCGGGCGCGCTCGCGGGAACCATCGCTCTTCATTCGAAGATGATCGACGTCGAGCAGGCAAGTCTTGCGTACGGCAGCCGCGGCAGCTGGGATGCGTCCGCCTCCTTTGGCGAGCGGATCGGGGAGGGGCAGGTCGAGGTCGATGGGCGATATAGCCGGGGGCATGGCTTCATTCCGATCGTCAAGGGCCAGCGCGGCACGGTCGATCGCGCCGCGCCCTATGCGCAGGGCGGGCTCGGCATCCGCTTGCGCTTCGACGCGGGCGATGACAGCCGGATCGAGGCGAGCCTGCGCGGTTTTTCCGACCGTCGCGATCGCGGCACCGATTATACGGTGAGCAAGTTCGACGGGATCGACGCCAGCCTGCGTTTCGTCCACGATCCGGGCGGCGCGACGCAATGGCTGGCGCTCGCTTACCTCCAGCTTCGCGATTTCGACAGCGGCTTTGCCAGCGTTGCGGCGGGCCGGAACAGCATCGCGCCCGCGCTCTTCCAGCGCGTTCCCGCGACCGGGATCGGCGCGCGCGTCGAGGTGCGGCCCGCGATCGACGACGCCAATCCGCTTCGCGTCGGCGTCGACTGGCGCCGCACCACCGGCCGCACCGAGGAGGATTATTTCTTCACGGCCGGGGTTCCCAACCGCCACCGCATCGCCGGGGGCAGCAGCGACACGGTCGGTGCGTTCGCCGAATGGAGTTCGGGCGACGCGGACGAAGGCCTGCTCTGGACCCTTGGCGGCCGGATCGACCGTTGGCGGCTCGGCACCGGCTATCGGCTCGAACGCAATATCGGCGGATCGGTGATCACTGACCTTGGCTTTCCGTCGCGAAGCGGCTGGGAAGGGAGCGGCCGCGCGGGGGCGCGCTGGACGTCGGGCGCCTTTGCGCTGCGCGCCGCGGCCTATCGCGGCTGGCGCTTGCCGACCCTCAACGAACTCTATCGCCCGTTCCGGGTGGGCGCCGACACGACCATCGCGAACGAATTGCTCAAGCCCGAACGCTTGTGGGGCGGCGAGGTCGGCGCCGACTGGGATAGCGGCGACACGAAATTGTCGGTGACGCTGTTCGCCAACCATCTGTCGAACGCGATCGCCAATGTGACGCTCGCGCCCAATCTCAGCCAACGGCAGAATCTTGATGCGATCGACAGCAAGGGCGTCGAATTCGCCGCCGACCAGCGGCTCGGCCCGGCGACGCTGCGCGCGACCTGGGCCTTTACCGACGCGAAGGTCGATGCTTCGGGGCTTGCGGCGAGCCTCGACGGCCGCCGTCCGGCACAGATCGCCAAGAACAGCGGCAGCGTGTCGCTACGGTCGAACGCGAACGGCCCGTTCGGGGGTTTTGCGACGCTGCGCTATATCGGCAAGCAGAATGAGGATGACCTGGGGCTTCAGGCGCTGGGCGATGCGCTGACGCTCGACGCCGGGCTGTCGTGGCGCATCACACAAGCGATCAGCTTGGAAGCGCGCGGCGAGAATCTGACCAATGAGCTAGTGCCCGCGGCGATTTCGTCGGCGGGGATCGTCGAGCGCGCGACCCCGCGCACGCTGTGGATCGGCGCGCGAGCGCAATTCTGA